Proteins encoded together in one Ammospiza caudacuta isolate bAmmCau1 chromosome 27, bAmmCau1.pri, whole genome shotgun sequence window:
- the DDX42 gene encoding ATP-dependent RNA helicase DDX42, which produces MNWNKGGPGTKRGFGFGGFAITPGKKEEPKLSQQSHSAFGTAGSSAAFAKSGPPQLPSFYKIGSKRANFDEENAYFEDEEEDSSNVELPYIPAENSPTRQQFHSKSADSDSDDDPLEAFMAEVEDQAARDMKRLEDKDKEKKNVKGIRDDIEEEDDQEAYFRYMAENPTAGVVQEEEEDNLEYDSDGNPIAPSKKIIDPLPPIDHSEIEYPPFEKNFYDEHEEITSLTPQQVVELRHKLNLRVSGAAPPRPGSSFAHFGFDEQLMHQIRKSEYTQPTPIQCQGVPVALSGRDMIGIAKTGSGKTAAFIWPMLIHIMDQKELEPGDGPIAVIVCPTRELCQQIHSECKRFGKAYNLRSVAVYGGGSMWEQAKALQEGAEIVVCTPGRLIDHVKKKATNLQRVTYLVFDEADRMFDMGFEYQVRSIASHVRPDRQTLLFSATFRKKIEKLARDILIDPIRVVQGDIGEANEDVTQIVEIFPSGPSKWNWLTRRLVEFTSSGSVLLFVTKKANAEELANNLKQEDHNLGLLHGDMDQSERNKVISEFKKKGIPILVATDVAARGLDIPSIKTVINYDVARDIDTHTHRIGRTGRAGEKGVAYTLLTPKDSNFAGDLVRNLEGANQHVSKELLDLAMQNPWFRKSRFKGGKGKKLNIGGGGLGYRERPGLGSENTDRGNNNSVMSNYEAYKPSTGAMGDRLTAMKAAFQSQYKSHFVAASLNNQKTGSSAAGASGWTSAGSLNSVPTSSAQQSAANPESPMAATAAAKGVPGFTSTGSLSSVPPFPSTGAQGFNSTNSSASSREGGSGGIARERYNDSRNSRHGEAPRRAEGSAGRGEGAGGRGEGSGGRFTEGQRFNDGQRFNDGQRFNEGQRFNDGQRFNDGQRFTEGQRFSDGQRFSDGQRFNDGQRFNDGQRFNDGQRFNDGQRFNDGQRFNDGQRFNDGQRFTEGQRFNDGQRFNEGQRFNEGQRFSDGQRFNEGQRFNDGQRFTEGQRYDGQRYTDGQRFSEGQRHGEGGGRHSDPSRHGDGRHGDVHRHGEGRHFSDLPGTNRNNGDSRNSESRNGENRKEANSRDNKTDGFAVPEPPKRKKSRWDS; this is translated from the exons ATGAATTGGAATAAAGGTGGACCTGGTACCAAGAGAGGCTTTGGGTTTGGTGGCTTTGCCATAACACCTGGCAAGAAGGAGGAGCCCAAGCTGTCTCAGCAGTCCCACAGCGCTTTCGGCACCGCCGGCTCCTCGGCAGCGTTTGCGAAATCGGGGCCTCCTCAGCTGCCTTCCTTCTACAAAATTGGGTCAAAGAGAGCCAATTTTGATGAGGAGAATGC GTACTTtgaggatgaagaggaagatTCCAGCAATGTGGAATTGCCCTACATTCCTGCAGAGAATTCCCCCACTCGGCAGCAGTTCCATTCCAAATCAGCAGACTCTGACAGTGATGATGATCCTCTGGAGGCATTCATGGCTGAAGTGGAG GATCAAGCTGCTCGAGACATGAAGAGACTTGAAGATAAAGACAAGGAAAAGAAGAACGTTAA GGGTATTCGAGATGACATTGAAGAGGAAGATGACCAA GAAGCGTATTTTCGCTACATGGCAGAGAACCCCACGGCTGGTgtggtgcaggaggaggaggaggataaCCTGGAGTATGACAGTGATGGGAATCCAATTGCACCTTCCAAAAAAATCATTGATCCTCTTCCACCTATTGACCATTCAGAG ATTGAATACCCACCATTTGAGAAAAATTTCTATGATGAGCATGAGGAGATCACCAGCCTGACCCCGCAGCAGGTGGTGGAGTTGCGGCACAAGCTGAATCTCCGG gtgtctggggctgctcctccaaGGCCTGGCAGTAGTTTTGCTCATTTTGGGTTTGATGAGCAACTTATGCATCAGATTAGGAAATCTGAATATACCCAACCCACTCCAATCCAATGTCAG GGTGTTCCAGTGGCACTAAGTGGCAGAGACATGATTGGCATAGCCAAGACTGGAAGTGGGAAAACAGCTGCTTTCATCTGGCCCATGCTGATCCACATCATGGATCAGAAGGAGCTGGAACCAGGGGATGGTCCCATCGCAGTGATCGTCTGCCCAAccagggagctctgccagcag ATCCACTCGGAGTGCAAGCGCTTTGGCAAAGCCTACAACCTGCGCTCGGTGGCCGTGTACGGAGGAGGGAGCATGTGGGAGCAAGCCAAGGCCCTGCAGGAGGGGGCAGAGATCGTGGTCTGCACACCT GGTCGTTTGATTGATCATGTGAAAAAGAAAGCTACAAACCTGCAGAGAGTCACTTACCTTGTGTTTGATGAAGCTGACAGAATGTTTGATATGGGATTTG AATACCAGGTCAGATCAATCGCGAGCCACGTCCGTCCTGACAGACAGA CCCTGTTGTTCAGTGCCACGTTCCGTAAGAAAATTGAGAAATTGGCTCGGGACATCCTGATCGACCCAATTCGGGTTGTGCAAGGAGACATTGGAGAG GCAAATGAAGATGTCACTCAGATTGTGGAGATTTTCCCCTCTGGGCCCAGCAAGTGGAACTGGCTGACGCGGCGCCTGGTGGAGTTCACGTCCTCGGGGAGCGTCCTCCTCTTTGTCACCAAGAAAGCCAACGCAGAGGAACTGGCCAATAACCTCAAGCAGGAGGATCATaacctggggctgctccatggggacatggaCCAGAGCGAGAGGAATAAAGTCATTTCAGAATTTAAGAAAAAGGGGATCCCCATCCTGGTAGCTACTGATGTGGCAG CTCGAGGCTTGGATATCCCTTCCATCAAGACTGTCATCAACTACGACGTGGCTCGGGACATCGACACGCACACGCACCGGATCGGCCGCACCGGCCGCGCGGGGGAGAAGGGGGTGGCCTACACCCTGCTGACCCCCAAGGACAGCAACTTCGCTGGGGACCTCGTCAGGAACCTGGAGGGTGCCAACCAGCACGTCTCCAAAGAGCTGCTGGATTTGGCAATGCAG AACCCGTGGTTCCGGAAATCCCGTTTTAAAGGAGGGAAGGGCAAGAAGCTGAATATTGGTGGTGGTGGCCTGGGGTACCGTGAGCGCCCCGGGCTGGGCTCAGAAAATACT GACCGTGGAAACAACAACAGTGTGATGAGCAACTATGAGGCCTACAAGCCATCCACAGGGGCCATGGGGGACAGGCTGACAGCAATGAAAGCAGCTTTCCAG TCCCAGTACAAGAGTCACTTTGTTGCTGCAAGTTTAAATAACCAAAAGACTGGGAGCTCTGCCGCTGGTGCCAGCGGCTGGACCAGCGCCGGGAGCCTGAACTCCGTCCCGACGAGTTCGGCGCAGCAAAGCGCCGCCAATCCCGAGAGCCCCATGGCAGCCACGGCGGCGGCAAAGGGAGTGCCAGGCTTCACCAGCACGGGCAGCCTGAGCAGCGTGCCCCCCTTCCCGAGCACCGGAGCGCAGGGCTTCAACAGCACAAacagcagcgccagcagccgGGAGGGCGGCAGCGGTGGCATCGCCAGAGAACGGTACAACGACAGCCGCAACAGTCGGCACGGCGAGGCCCCGCGGCGCgctgagggcagtgctggccGAGGGGAGGGTGCTGGTGGCCGAGGGGAGGGCAGTGGTGGCCGCTTCACCGAGGGCCAGCGCTTTAACGATGGTCAGCGTTTCAATGATGGCCAACGCTTTAACGAGGGCCAACGCTTCAATGATGGTCAGCGCTTCAACGATGGCCAGCGTTTTACTGAAGGCCAACGCTTCAGCGATGGTCAGCGCTTCAGCGATGGTCAGCGCTTCAATGATGGTCAACGCTTTAATGATGGTCAGCGCTTCAACGATGGGCAACGCTTCAACGATGGCCAACGCTTCAATGATGGCCAACGCTTCAACGATGGTCAGCGCTTCAATGATGGCCAGCGTTTCACCGAGGGCCAGCGCTTCAATGATGGCCAACGCTTTAATGAGGGCCAGCGCTTTAATGAGGGCCAGCGCTTCAGCGATGGTCAGCGCTTTAATGAGGGCCAGCGCTTCAATGATGGTCAGCGTTTCACTGAGGGCCAGCGCTACGATGGCCAGCGTTACACCGATGGGCAGCGCTTCAGCGAGGGCCAGCGCCACGGCGAGGGCGGCGGCCGGCACAGTGACCCCTCCCGGCACGGCGACGGCCGCCACGGTGACGTCCACCGCCACGGCGAGGGCCGGCACTTCAGCGACTTGCCGGGCACCAACCGCAACAACGGCGACAGCAGGAACAGCGAGAGCAGGAATGGGGAGAACAGGAAGGAGGCCAACAGCCGAGACAACAAGACAGATGGCTTTGCTGTCCCAGAGCCCCCAAAACGGAAGAAGAGCCGGTGGGACAGTTAA
- the LOC131568358 gene encoding parathyroid hormone/parathyroid hormone-related peptide receptor-like translates to MGTSGTVRGILVTLLCCCLLSSALVDPDDVLTKEEQIYLLVEAKEKCQRDIKAQLEKIKDPSCPPEWDGIICWPRGSPSQEVSVPCPDYIYDFNHKGHAYRYCSAYGTWAMALSINKTWANYTECALLFSSESRSHQKEVFDRLHLMYTVGYSISLASLIVAVCILSYFKRLHCTRNYIHVHLFTSFICRALSIFLKDLVLYSGTAPSDADRREDDFRAPLPGQRAHLVGCKVVVTLFLYFLATNHYWILVEGLYLHSLIFMAFLSNKNYLWVLIIIGWGLPAVFVSIWASVRASLADTQCWDLSAGNMKWIYQVPILAAVVVNFFLFLNIVRVLASKLWESTTGKLDPRQQYRQLLKSTLVLMPLFGVHYVVFMATPYTEVSGLLWQIQMHYEMLFNSSQGFFVAFIYCFCNGEVQAEIKKAHFRRLLALHLGQPARPGSCCCAGRGCRAPQSLSTSLAGRAAGGTRGMLLPNRPRPPGSIPGSIPAQELSQRGRGEHTGDLTELTQCHPKPSKELETML, encoded by the exons ATGGGGACATCTGGCACTGTGAGAGGCATCCTGGTGactctcctctgctgctgcctcctgagctCGGCTCTG GTCGATCCTGATGATGTTCTCACGAAAGAAGAGCAGATCTATCTCCTGGTGGAGGCCAAGGAAAAGTGTCAGAGGGACATAAAGGCCCAGCTGGAGAAGATCAAAG ACCCCAGCTGCCCTCCAGAGTGGGATGGGATCATCTGCTGGCCAAGGGGCTCCCCCAGCCAGGAGGTGTCAGTGCCTTGCCCTGATTACATCTACGACTTCAACCACAAAG GTCACGCCTACAGGTACTGCAGTGCCTATGGGACCTGGGCCATGGCTCTCAGCATCAACAAGACCTGGGCCAACTACACCGAGTGtgccctgctcttctcctccGAGAGCCGGAGCCACCAGAAG GAGGTGTTTGACCGCCTGCACCTCATGTACACCGTGGGCTACTCCATCTCCCTGGCCTCCCTCATCGTCGCTGTCTGCATCCTCTCCTACTTCAA GCGCCTGCACTGCACACGGAATTACATCCACGTGCACCTCTTCACCTCCTTCATCTGCCGGGCCCTCAGCATCTTCCTGAAGGACCTGGTGCTCTACTCGGGCACGGCGCCCAGCGATGCCGACAGGAGGGAGGACGACTTCAGGGCTCCCTTGCCAGGACAGCGGGCACACCTG GTTGGCTGCAAGGTGGTGGTGACTCTGTTCCTCTATTTTCTGGCCACCAACCACTACTGGATCCTGGTGGAAGGTCTCTACCTGCACAGCCTGATCTTCATGGCCTTCCTCTCCAACAAGAACTACCTGTGGGTCCTCATCATCATTGGCTGGG gtctccctgctgtgtttgtgtccATCTGGGCCAGCGTCAGGGCCTCGCTGGCAGACACACA GTGCTGGGACCTCAGTGCAGGGAACATGAAGTGGATTTATCAGGTCCCCATCCTGGCTGCAGTCGTG GtgaacttcttcctcttcctcaacATCGTCCGGGTGTTGGCCTCCAAGCTCTGGGAGAGCACCACGGGCAAGCTGGACCCCAGGCAGCAGTACAGGCAA CTGCTCAAGTCCACGCTGGTGCTGATGCCGCTTTTCGGAGTGCACTACGTGGTGTTCATGGCCACGCCCTACACCGAGGTCTCCGGGCTCCTGTGGCAGATCCAGATGCACTACGAGATGCTCTTTAACTCCTCCCAG GGTTTCTTTGTGGCTTTTATCTACTGCTTTTGCAATGGGGAG gTGCAGGCCGAGATCAAGAAGGCTCATTTCCGCAGGCTCCTGGCGCTGCACCTGGGGCAGCCGGCGCGGcccgggagctgctgctgcgccggccggggctgccgggccCCGCAGAGcctcagcaccagcctggcGGGACGGGCAGCGGGCGGCACCCGGGGGATGCTGCTCCCGaaccggccccgcccgcccggctccatccccggctccatccccgcgcAGGAACTGAGCCAGAGGGGCCGGGGGGAACACACGGGGGATTTGACAGAGCTGACTCAGTGCCACCCCAAGCCCAGCAAGGAGCTGGAGACGATGCTGTGA